Within Pseudomonas paeninsulae, the genomic segment GCCAGCGCGACCATGGGGAAGGCCACGGTGTTGACGAAGATGAATTTGTACGACTCGCGGTGGGTGAGCTTGCAGATCGCCAGCAGCGAGATCACCGCGCCGTTGTGCGGCAGGGTGTCCATACAGCCGGAGGCCATGGCCGCGACCCGGTGCAGCAGTTCGGGACTGATGCCGGCGCTGGTGGCCAGGGTCAGGTACTGCTCGCCGAGGGTCTTCAGGGCGATCGACATGCCGCCGGAAGCCGAGCCGGTGATGCCGGAGAGGATGTTCACCGCCACCGCCTCGGACACCAGTGGGTTATCGGAGACGCCGAGCACCAGGTCGCGGATCACCACGAAACCGGCCAGCGAGGCGATCACCGTGCCGTAACCGACTTCGGCGGCGGTATTCAGGATCGGCAGCATGGAACCGAAGGCGCCGTCGTTGATGGTCTTCTGCAGACTCATCCAGCGCCGCCAGTGCAGTGCGATCAGCAGCAGGATGGCGGCGCTCAGGGCGACGATGATCGACCAGATGCCGATCAGCGACTTGGCGTCCTGCAGGCCGCCGAACTCCGGCTTGGCCAGGACGCTGGCGTCGAAGTGCGGCAGCACCTGCTTGGCCATCAGGAAGTTCAGGCCGATCACCAGCAGGATCGGCAGCAGCGCCAGCCAGAAACCGGGGATGCCGCGAGTGTCCTGGGCCACCGAGTTGTCGGCCACCGGATCGTCGCGGTGCTCGCCATAGCCTTCGCCGGCGGCCATCAGCTTGCGCGCCTGGGCGCTCAGCCACCAGGTACCGAGGCCGAACATGATCAGGCCGGCGATCAAGCCCAGGCCCGGCGCGGCGAAGGCGTCGGTGCCGAAGAAGGGATTGGGGATGGCGTTCTGGATCGCCGGGGTGCCGGGCAGCGCGGTCATGGTGAAGGTGAACGAGCCGAGGGCGATGGCACCGGGGATCAGGCGCTTGGGAATGCCCGCCTCGCGGAACAGCGCGGCGCCGATCGGGTAGACGGCGAAGGCCACCACGAACAGCGACACGCCGCCATAGGTGAGGATGCCGCAGGCCAGCACGATGGCCAGGATGGCGCGCTGGCTGCCGACCTTGGCGACGATGCCGTGGGCGATGGCGCGGGCCGAGCCGGAGTCGTCCATCAGCTTGCCAAACAGCGCGCCGAGCAGGAACAGCGGGAAGAACTGGATCACGTAGCCGCCCATGGCCTTCATGAACACCTGGGTGTAGGTGGGCAGCAGCAGCGCGATGTCGCCGGCGAACAGCAGGGCCAGCAGGGCCAGCAGCGGGGCGAGGATCAGCACGTTGAGGCCGCGGTAGGCGAGGTACATCAGCAGCGCGAGGGAAATCAGAATACCGA encodes:
- a CDS encoding GntP family permease, producing the protein MGTLGILISLALLMYLAYRGLNVLILAPLLALLALLFAGDIALLLPTYTQVFMKAMGGYVIQFFPLFLLGALFGKLMDDSGSARAIAHGIVAKVGSQRAILAIVLACGILTYGGVSLFVVAFAVYPIGAALFREAGIPKRLIPGAIALGSFTFTMTALPGTPAIQNAIPNPFFGTDAFAAPGLGLIAGLIMFGLGTWWLSAQARKLMAAGEGYGEHRDDPVADNSVAQDTRGIPGFWLALLPILLVIGLNFLMAKQVLPHFDASVLAKPEFGGLQDAKSLIGIWSIIVALSAAILLLIALHWRRWMSLQKTINDGAFGSMLPILNTAAEVGYGTVIASLAGFVVIRDLVLGVSDNPLVSEAVAVNILSGITGSASGGMSIALKTLGEQYLTLATSAGISPELLHRVAAMASGCMDTLPHNGAVISLLAICKLTHRESYKFIFVNTVAFPMVALAMVITLGTLFGSF